The sequence below is a genomic window from Terriglobales bacterium.
CCAACGCTCGAGATGTTGTTGGTCGCCTTCAGGCGGTCCGCGATGTCGGTAAGGCTGAGCCGGTGCGCAAGCGCCTTCTGCGGATCGATGACGACGGAGATCTCGCGCGTGTCGGTGGCGTCAACCTCCACGCGGGCGACGCCGGGCACGCGGCTGAACGCTGGACGCAGGTTGTAGACGGCATAGTCGCGCAGGTCGGCGTCGGGGACGTTGCCGTTCAGCACCAGGCTGAGGATGGGCCACACGGTTGGACTCAGGCGCTCGACCTGGATCTCGGTATCGGGCGGCAGGTTGGCGCGGGCTTCGTTGACGCGCGCCTGCACCAGTTGCAGCGCCTGCTGCATGTCCATGTTGTCGCTGAACAGCACGGAAATCTCGCTGCCGCCGCGGATCGTCCGCGAGCGCACGCGGCGGACGCCGAGCACGGTCGAGACCTGCTCTTCGATGGGCCGCGTGACGGTGAGCAGCATCGTTTCGGGCGAGAGGTCGCCGGCGTGCACAAGAACAACGATGCGCGGGAAGTTCAGCTCCGGATAAATATTGCTGGGCAGGCGCGTGAGCGCGACGGCCCCGGCCATTGTCAGCATCGCGGTCAGGAGAAACACCGCGCGGCTGTTGTTGCGGCATGCCCGGACCAGGTTCATTGCCGAATCCGCACTTTTGCTTTTTCCGGCAGGCCGTATCCGCCGGTGAGCACCACGGTGTCGCCCTCGTTCACGCCGGAGAGGACTTCGACCGCGTCCCTGGTCTGAATGCCGATTTCGACCGGCACGAACTCGGTCGAGTCGCCGTTGACTTTGTAGACGTGCGGCGCTCCGTTCTCGTCGGGATAGACGGCGGCACGCGGCAGCACCAGGCGCGGCCCACGCTGCCTGAGCGGCAACTCGACGGAGAGGAATTCGCCCAGCTTGAGAGCGGCGCTTGGGTTCTCGATGCGGATGCGCACCGTGCCATTGTTCGTGGCGGGATCAACCGCCGGGAGAACCGAAACGACGACGGCGGTGAACCTGCTTCCGGAAGCCGCATTGGTTTCGACCTGGAATTTCTCGCCCGTCCTGATCTCGCCCAGCCGCGTTGCGGGTACAGTGCCGAGAAGCTCGAGCGGATTGACGTCGGCGACCTCGACCACCGGCTGCGCCGCGGTGCCGTCCACCTGCTCGCCGGCGTTGACGAAGCGCCGCACCACGGTGCCGGCGAAGGGCGCCCGCACGATGGCGCGCTCGAGTTGCGCCTTCGCGGTGGCCAGCGCCGCCTGCGCCTGCTTCAGCGTGGCCTCGGCCACGGCCGCGGCGGTGCGCGCGTCTTCCACTTCTTTGCGCGACGAGATGCCGCGCCCCAGCAGGCCTTCCTCGCGCTGCTCGGCGATGCGGGCGTTGTTCAACGAAGCCTGCGCCTGGGCCACTGCGGCTTCGGTCTGGCGTTCCTGTTCGCGCAGCAGCGTGCTGTCGAGTTCCGCCAGCTCCTGTCCGGCGGCGACGCGGTCGCCCTCAACCACCGAGACGCGCGCGATGCGTCCCGGCACCAGCGGCGCGATCTTGGCGTCGCGATTCGGGAGCGAGGCCAGGTTGCCGGTAACGATCAGGCTGGCCGCAATCTCGCCCTTCTTCACCTTCGTGACCGTGACTTCCGGCACCGCGCTCTCGGTTTTTTCTTCCGCGGCGTTCTTGCCGCAGGCGGAGAGCGCGAGCGTGAGCGCGAGTGGGAACAAAAGACGTCGGCGAGCGTTAGTCAAGGGGCGCTCCCACGGTTTCCTCCAGCGCGGCAAAGGAAGTATGCGCCGCGAGAAGCGTGTCCAAATAGGACTTGCGTGTGTCGCTCAGGCGGCGCTGCGCGTCAATGAGCGTGAGCAGGTTGCTCTTTCCGGAGCGGTAGCTTTCCTCGGCCATCTCCAGCAGCCGGACCATCTCCGGCACGATGCGCTGCGAGTACTGCTGCGCCTGGTTGGCCTTGGCGAGGTAGTCGTAATAGGCCGCGGCCACCTGCGCCGAGGCATTGATGCGCTGAAAGCCAAGCGTGAGGCGAAGCAGCTCGAGCCGCGCGCTGGACGCGGCGACTTCGCCCTGGCCGTGGTAGAGCAGCGGTAGCGTCACGGTGATCCCGCCTTTGGCGCCGGCCTGGAAGTCCGGGGGCGAATTGAAGTCGGCGCCGGCGGAGAGATCTACGTTCGGGATGCGCTGCGCCCTGGCCAGGGCCAGGCGGCGTTCTTCGCTGCGCAGGTCCTGCGACGTCTTCAGCAGATCGGAGTTCGACTCCATGGCTTGCGCCGTGACCGTCTCGAGCGTCGCGGCCGGCGGCAATTCCTCGGCGTTGCCGGCCAGCCCAAGCTGATCGCTCAGGGGCCGATTCAGCAGCGCCGCCAGCAGGACATCGGCCGAGCGCTGCGCCTGCACGGTCAGCTGGTAATCGGCGGCGGCGCGGGCGGCCTCGACGTCGGCCTGGAACACGTCGAGCTGGGCGACGTCGCCGGCATCGAAGCGGCTCTGCGCGATGTCGCGCGTGCGGTTGGCCAGGTCGAGCGCGGTCTTCGCCTGTTGGCTTTGCGCGCGTGCCACCAGGGAGCGGAAGAACGCCTCGCGCGTGCGGCGGCGCACCTGCCGCTCCAGCACGCCGATGTCGACCTCGATGGCTTTCTGCTCTTCCTGCGCCAGCGCGATGCGCTTGGACCGCTTGCCGCCGAGTTCGATAGGCAGGTCGAGCGCGACGCCTTCGTGCGGCGTATCGCGCGCGGCCGTGAATCCCAGCGCAGGATTGGGCAGCTGTCGCGCCGTGGTGATGCCGGCCAGCGCAATGGCGCGCTGCTGGCGCGCGGCGCGCAGCTCCAGGTTGCCCGTCTGGGCTGCCGCAAGCGCAGTCTTCAGGTCGAGCGCCTGCTGCGCCGCCGCCGGCTGGGGCAGCAGCAACAGCAATGAGCACATCGCCGGAAGATGACGTGTCAAGAGTAAGACGCCCGCGCTAGGAAGCAGGAAATGCGCATCGTACTCCGCCGCTGCGGAGCGCGCAATGCGCCGCCGCCGGAGCGGAAAACGTTACTTGCCCACTACCAGGATCACGAACGACCCCGGCTTGATGGTGCGCCGAGGACGCTGTGACGGGTCGGCCGCAGGCGTTTCCACGTACTCGGCCGCGGAAAGGAACACCTTCTTCGTCCTGGGGTCGAATGCCATGGTCCTGGCGCCGGGCTGCGTCTTCACTGCGCCCGCGTCTTCGTATTGGTCGGCCGACTTCTCGTGGAAGAGGTTCAGCACGCCTTCACCGCAGGAGAACATAACCAGGTTCGACGACGGATCGAACGCCGCGTAGTCCACGCCCTTGCCGATGGGGAAGCTGCCGATGACCTTGCCATTGGCGGCGTCCATCACCACCATCCTGGGCTCGTCGCGCGTGCCGATGAACAGACGGTTGGTTTTGCTGTCGTATGCCAGGCCGGTCGGCACCTTGGCGACGCCGATGGCGAAGCGGTTTTTCACTTCGAGCGACCTGGGATCGAACACCACGACCTCGCCGCTCTCCTCGCTGTTCACGTAGATCAGTCCGTTCGAGCCGATCACGGCCTGCTCGCCGTCGCCTTCCAGCTTGACCGTGCCGACGACCTCGCCAGTGGAAGCGTCAATGGCGGTGATGTCGTGCGTGCCGTGGTTGTTGGTGAACACGCGCTTTGTCGCGGGATCGTAGTAGATGCCGTCGGGGCCCTTGCCCACGTCAATCTTCTTGATCAGCGCCAGTGTGGCGGGATCGAACATGGAGACCTTGTTCTCGCGGCCGTTGCTGGTGAAGCCGTGCTTGAACTCGGGCGCGACGGCGACGCCGTGCACGCCGGGCGTGTCGGCGATGGCGCCAACCACTTTTCCGGAGTCGGCGTCCACGATGTCCACCTGCGTGCCGTGCGAGAGGTAGACGCGGCGCGCGGCGCTGTCGATGTACACGTAGTCGAAGCCGCCGTCGCCGGGAATGGGATATTTGGCAACCACCTTGTAGCCGGTCTCGCCGGACGCCGAGATCGCGGCCGAGAACACCAATAAGAGGACAGACGTGAACTTCTTCATGATCCCTCCGAAGGGCGGAATTATAGGGCAGCGCAGCTCTCTCACCGCGCAGCACCGGCAAAAATTTGCTCCGTAGCTGCTAAAATTGCTTCCTCCAGCCATGTCACCGCAGGCGCCATTTAGCGACGTCCCCACCGCCATCGCCGACATCCGCGATGGACGCATGGTCGTGGTGGTGGACGACGAAGACCGCGAAAACGAGGGCGACCTGACGCTGGCTGCCGAAAAAGTCACGCCGGAAGCGATCAACTTCATGGCGCGCGAGGGCCGCGGGCTGGTGTGCCTGGCGCTGACCGAAGAGCGGCTCGACCACCTGCGCATCGGCCCCATGACGGTGGAGAACACGAGCAACTACGGCACCGCGTTTTGCGAATCGATCGACGCGCGCGAAGGCGTGACGACAGGCATCAGCGCCTACGACCGCGCCCATACGATTCAGGTGGCGATCGATCCCAAGTCGCGCCCCGGCGACCTGGCGCGCCCCGGTCACATTTTTCCGCTGAAGGCGAAAAAGGGCGGCGTGCTGGTGCGGGCCGGGCAGACGGAAGCGGCCGTCGATCTGGCGCGCATGGCCGGACTGGTTCCGGCGGGCGTGATCTGCGAGATCATGAATGAAGACGGCACCATGGCGCGCGTGCCGCACCTCATCGAGTTCTGCCGCAGGCACAACCTGAAGATGCTGACGGTGGCCGAACTCATCCGCTACCGGCTGCAGCACGAGCGCTGTGTGCGCCGGGTTGGCGAGTCGCTGCTGCCCACGCGCTTCGGCGACTTCCGCATGATCGCCTACGAGAGCGAAAGCGACGGCTCCACCCACATGGCGCTGGTGCGCGGCGACGTGGAGCACGCCTCCGGGCCGGTGCTGGTGCGCATGCACTCGCACTGCGTTGCCGGCGACATCTTTGGCGCCACCTGGTGCGGCTGCCGCGAGTCGCTGGAAGGATCCATGAAGCGGATCGCCAAGGAAGGGCTCGGCGCGGTGATTTATCTGCACTCCACCGGCCGGGGCTTTACCGTGGAGCGCGTGGACGGGCAGCGCGTCCTCACCTTCCACCGCGAAGTGCGCGATCCGCAGCGCCTCGAGCACCAGCGCACCACCCAGCGCGAGATCGGCATCGGCGCGCAGATCCTCTCGGACCTGAACCTGCACAGCATCCGCCTGCTGACGAACCACCCCCGGCGCGTGGCCGCCCTGGAAGGCTTCGCGGTGAAGATCGTGGAGCAGGTGCCGATCGCCAATTCAAAACTAAAAATTCAAAATTAGGGACCACCCCCAGGTGTTGGGCGCGTCAGCAGCGCCGCACTTGGCATTGATTTTCACTTTGTATTTTGAAATTGAGCTAGGCTCCCGGATGGAAGAACCGAATCGCCCAGTAGACCAGCGCGGCCACGGCGGCCGACGCCGGAATGGTCAAGATCCACGCCCACACGATGCGCGTGGCAACGCCCCACCTCACCGCTGACAGGCGATTGATCGCGCCTACGCCGATGATGGCGCCGGTGATGGTGTGCGTGGTCGAGACGGGAATGCCGGCCAGCGCGGTGCCGAAGAGCGTGACGGCGCCGGCGCTTTCGGCGCAAAAGCCGCCCACCGGCTTCAGCTTGGTGATCTTCGAGCCCATGGTGTGCACGATGCGCCAGCCGCCAAAGTACGTTCCAAGGGCGATCGCCAAGTGCGCGGCGAGAATAATTGGCCAGTGGTAGACGCCCCAGTTCGTCGCGACCTCCTGCTTGCTCATCAACCCGGCGGTGTAGAGGGCGCCGGCCACAATGCCCATGGTCTTCTGCGCGTCGTTGCCGCCGTGTCCCAGGCTATAGGCGGCCGCGGAAAGCAGCTGCGCCTTTCGGAACCATGAGTCCACCTGTTGCGGCGCCTTGTTCCGGAAAAGCCAGTAGACGGTGGTCATGAACACCAGCGCCAGCACCATGCCCATGACCGGCGCCACCACGATGAAGATGAGCGTCTTGGTCCAGCCCTCGGGCAGGATGGCGCCAAAACCGGCGCGGGCCACGGCGGCGCCGGCATAGCCGCCGATCAGCGCGTGAGAACTCGAAGTCGGCAGTCCCCACCACCACGTGAGCAGGTCCCACACGATCGCGCCGACCAGCCCGGCAAGGACGACGTACTGTGTGACCACCTCCAGGTGGATCATCCCCTTGCCAATGGTCTTGGCGACCGCCGTGCCCAGGAAGAACGCGGCCAGGAAGTTGAACACCGCCGCCCACACCACCGCCAGGCGTGGCGACAACACGCGCGTGGAGACCACGGTCGCGATGCTGTTGGCCGCGTCGTGGAAGCCGTTCAGGAAGTCGAATATCAGCGCGGTCAGGACCGTGATCAGCAGCAGCCAGGTGGAGGTTTCCACTGTGTCCTTATATCTCCGCTTGCGACGATGTCCGCGAGAACAACGGCTCGCGCGAAGCCAAAAGGGAAATCAAAGCAGGACGATCCGAATTGCGGCTCACGTGCTCTTCAGCACCACGGTCTCCAGCACGTTGGCCACGTCTTCGGCCTTGTCGGTGGCCGTCTCGAGCACCTCGAACAGCTCTTTCAGCTTGATCAGCGCGATGGGATCTTTTTCACGCTCGAACAGCCGCCCGATCGCCTCGCGGGCAACGCCATCGGCTTCGTTTTCCAGGCGGTTGATCTCCACACAGTAGTTCAGGACGCCGCTTTTGTTGCGGTCGAGCAGCGCCATGGCCTTCTCCAGTTGCTCGCATTGGCGGACGATGAGCTGCGCCAATTCGGCCGCCGCCGGCGGCGGGTTGGTGATCTTGTAGACCTGCAAGCGCTCTCCGGCCGCATTGACGAAGTCGAGGACGTCGTCAAGCGACGACGCCAGGTGATGAATGTCCTCGCGGTCGAAGGGGGTGATGAACGTCTGGTTGAGCTTGGTGAGGATGGCGTGAGTCATCTCGTCGCCACGGTGCTCCACGTCCTTGATCTTCTGCAGGCGCGGATCAGAGCTGTTGTAGTTGGCCAGGATGTCGGCCAGCAGGCGGGCGCCTTCGGTAAGGTTCCCGGCCATCTGGGCAAACATGTCGAAAAACTTGACGTCACGCGGGACGATGCGGACCAATCGGGCGGCTCCGAAGGCGACGTTGGGCCCCACTGCACGGGGCAGCGTGAAAAAGCCACTCAATATCTCACGCAGGCAAAAGTAGCGTCAAACCGGCGGCTGCTGGCCGTCAGGGCGTCGCCGGGCCCCGTCCGTGAGCGCGGAAAAAGAAACAGGCCGCCGTTTCCGGCGGCCTGTTTTCCGCTTGCAGGAGCAGTTACAGAGTGGATTCGATCTCGAAACCCCAGGCCTCGAGCAGTGGCTCGGGGATGAACTTCGAGTTCTTGTTGCGCCGCGCCCATTCGCGCAAACGGGTGGAGCGGATGTACTGGTCGGGCTGGAGCTTGAACTCCTTCACCACCTGCTCGAACTCGGTGATGGTGGGAGTGACCGGGCCAATCGGCTCCGGCTTGCCCCAGTTTGGATTGCCGCGTCGCTTAGCCATGGATGAGTCCTGCCTCTTTCTAAAAGGTCCTTATCAACTGATCGGGTATCAAAACCGCCCTTGCACCGGGCCTACGCAAATTTGGATTCCCCGGGTCGTATTTTGGATTCACGAGGTTACAAAGACCCGCGACCTATGTTCACGGACAGAAACCGCGCTCAAAAAGACCGGTTATTTTACGCGAACCGCGCCCTTGTAGCAATCAGAAAATGGGGCATTGGTTTAATAGTAAACGCTTTGTTTGCTGATGCTTAGAAGAGGGTAGAGGGGCCTCGCCCGGAGGGCAGGTCCAGGCATTCTCCCTGGACTCCACTGCAACTAGTTTATTTTTCAGCAGCTTAAGGCCAAAGTGACTGGTTATCGTCACCCTACGGCGTGGATACGAACCATTGGCGCGCATGGCGTTAATTGACCTACCCCAATCTTCAGGAACTCAGCAATAATCCCGCGGGCCTTCGTTCCTCGGCACAGCTTGCCCTGGAGGTTGTTGCGCATGCACGTTTCGCGGCGGCAACTCGTCTTATGGATCGCCCTAGCAGCCACCACGGCCGCACACGGCCAAAACCCGGCGCCATCGATGAGCACGCCGAAGACGCCCGCGCCGCTCACCGCCAAGCCGGCGGAGCTGTGCACGCTCGAAGGCCGCGTGCTGGCGGCCGACACCGGTGAGCCGCTGAGGAAGGCGCGCGTCATTATGGTTCGCGAGCAGACCCTCACGCCGCAGACGCCCGGCACGAACCAAGCCGCGCAGCGCATGCGCCAATTTGTGGCGACCACCGACCAGGAAGGTCATTTCATCTTTAAAGAACTTGACTCCGGGCGCTACACGCTGAGCGCCACGCGCAACGGATACGCGCAGCAGTACTACGGCGCCACAGCCGCGAACCGGCCGGGAACACCGCTCACGCTGGCGCCGGGGTCGAACACGAAAGACATCGCGCTGCGCATGACGCGCGCCGCCGTCATCAGCGGCCGCGTGCTCGACAATGACGGCGAGCCGCTCAGCTACGTCGGCGTGCAGGCGATGCAGTACGGATACCAGCGTGGGCAGCGCATGCTGCGTCCGCGCGGCTACGGTCAGACCGACGACCGCGGCATGTATCGCATCCACGACCTGCCGCCGGGGAAGTACTACGTCAGCGCCACCTATCGCGATCCCGGCCAGGTCGAGTTCGTTCGCGACGGCACAGTGAGCACCGAAGCCGACATGAGCTATCCAACCACCTACTACCCGGCCACGACGGATGCCGCCAGCGCCCAGGCCATGCTGGTGCGGGCGGGCGAGGAGCAGGAGGTTGATTTTCAGCTCGTTCCGCAGCGCGCGGTCAGCGTGCGCGGCCGGGTGATCAACGCCGCAACCGGAAAACCCGCGATCAATTCCTCGGTCTTTGTCCTGCCACGAAGCTCCATCACCAGCGGCTTCTTCGGCAATTTTTCCTCGACAGCCTACGTCCAGAACGCGGAAGGCGAATTCCAGTTGCGCGGCATCCTGCCCGGCGCCTACGTCCTGATGACGCAGCAAATGGATGAAGGCAAGCGCTACAGCGCCTACATGAACCTCGACGTGGGCACGCAGGATGTGGAAGGCGTGCAGCTGGTTCTTTCCGCCGGTTCCACGATCGAAGGCCAGGTGCGCATCGAGGGGCCGCCACTCCCGGCCGGGCGCCCGCCGGTCACGGTGTTGCTGACGCAGGCCACGTTCCTGCCGCTCTCGGGCTTTGGCGGCTCAGCCCGCGTGAAAGATGACGGCAGCTTCGTCATCGAGAACCTCGGCCAGGGGTCTTACCGCGTGAACGTGAACAACGCCGGCGAGACCTCGTATCTGAAGTCCGTCCGCATGGGGAACCAGGACCTGCTCGACAAGGAACTGGTGGTCCAGACCGGCGCCAAGCTGCAGCCGCTGGAGATCGTCGTCAGCCAGAATGCCGGCGCGGTACAGGGCGCGGTGGAAGATGGCGACCACAAGCCGTGGGCCGGCGCTCAGGTGGTGCTGGTGCCCGAGCGCAAGAACGAGCTGGGCCGCCTCTTCGCCTCGGGACGCTCGGACCAGTACGGACACTTCTCCGTTCGCGGCATTACGCCGGGCAAGTATCGCGTTTATGCGTTTGAGCAGATCGAAGCCGGGGCGTGGCAGGACCCGGAGTTCATGCGCAAGTATGAAGACCGCGGCTCGCGCGTGGAGATCGGCGAAAGCTCGCAGCCTTCGCTGACCCTCAAGCTGATTCCGGCGAGCGAAACCAGCGCGGACCAGTAAACGGCAGCACTCAGCAGTCAGCAATCAGCAGTTAGCACTCAGCATTCAGCCCTTGCACATCCCGGCTCAAGCCGCGACCCTCGCTGAAGCCGTTCGGGGGCTGAGTGCTGACTGCTGAGTGCTGAGTGCTGACTGCTGCCCTTCACACAGCTGCGGCCAGCTGTTCGTATTCGCGGTCCGAGCCGCTGCCCATCAGCACCCACAGCGTGTAAATGCCGAGCGCGGTGCCGAACGGCATATTGATCAGGCTGATCACGCCCAGCACGATGGCCAGCATGCGCGCCCAGGTGGCGCGCTGCATCAGGCCAACACCCGCCGCCAGACCCAACGCGCCCTTCACCAGGATGACCAAACCGATTGCCGATATCAGCGGCCGCACAAACGGGGGCGGCCCCTCGCCGCCGGCAGCCGCTATGTGCGCCAGGATGACGCGCGACACCAGCAGCATGCACGCGCCCGCGATGGCGTGCAGCACCGAGTAAATCATCCACAATACCGCCAGAATGCCGATGTGCCGCTCAACCCGCCCCGCCCCCGGCGCGCTGGGTCTCCCTGCCACCGGAACAGCGGTTGTGACCGGTACTACCGCGCCACACTTCGGGCAGGCCGACATCCCACGCGTTACCTCAGATCCGCACTGGTTGCAGAACATGACGCCTCTTTCCGATCATTACGACCGACGACGAAAAAGTTTCCGGCAGGCCCGGCCAACCCGGGCGTCCGGGTCAAAACGATGGTAGAGCCGGGCTCAGCCTGCACCAAGCAAAAAGAGAACTCGGACCAGTTTGGGAAATCGCTTCGCCACTGGTAATCCCTGTTTGGCAGCTTGCCGCGCCGGCGGGCGCATCTTCTTCGTAAGCTGAACCAGGCGCAGTTTCCTGTACGCAAGGGAGGCCCTGTATGTTCAAAGAGGTGCTGCGTGGCGCAGCGTCGAAGGCGGAGGTGGAGCGGCGCGCCGCGCCTCGCTGTTTTGCCGATCAGCAGGTGGTCGTCAGCGTGGAAGGTGAAAAGCCGCTGGTGATGTCGGGACGGGTGCGCGACGCCAGCCCGAAGGGCATGCGGCTCGAACATGATCATCCGCTCAGTCCGGGGGGAGTGGTCCACGTACTCACGCCGAGCATGGACCTGGTCGCCACCGTCGTCTGGACCCGCCGTATCGAAAACCGCTGGGAGAGCGGCCTGCGAACCGACGATGCCCGCACCATGCTGCTTACCGGGCGCTGAGGAAGTGGAGAGTGGACAGTGAATGAATAGCGAGAAGAGCGGCCATCGGCGTCGGGCTCGCTTTCCGAAAGCCTCACTTCGACTCCCGGCCATCCTCGCCATTTTCCACTTCCAAGTGCTCCCGGCGTGCATATTCACTATCCACTTTTCACTGCTTTACCAGGTGACCTTTGTAATGCGCGCTCCCCGATTCCGCTGTCCCGCCAGCTCGCGTTGCGGAATAATTCTGGCCGACGGCTGGCACATCACCGCCGCATGCTCATGCCGCAACCGCCTCCACAGCGACCGAAAAACCCCGTCGAGCGCCGCGCCTACCCGCGCTTCGTCGCCGACCAGGTCGTCGTACTCCAGACCGAAGGCGAGGCCAAGGTGCTGTGCGCCGGTCGCGTCCTGGACGTGAGCGAGCGCGGCCTCCGCGTGCGGCACGAAAAGGAGATGCAATCGGGACTCACCGTCCATGTGCTCACCGCCGACCTGGACTTGCCCGCCATCGTGGTCTGGACGCGCCCCGCCGGCCAGCAGTGGGAAAGCGGCTTACGCACCGACGACCGCCGCGCGATTCTGCTGCGCAAGGCATAGCCTCGGGCATCAGCTATGCAAGGAACCGCGACAGCCACGTCGCCATTCCCAGGAAAACCGAGAACCCGATCACGTCCTGAAACGCGGTCTCGAACGGTCCAGCCGTCGTGGCGGGATCGAACCCGAAGCGCTTCGAGAGCATGGGAATCACCGTGCCCATGAGACCGGCGGTGATGATGGAGCACATCATCGCCGCGCCCACCACAAAGCCAAACGGGATGCGCCGCGACCAGAGCACGGCGACCGCGGCCAGCGCGCCGCCGGCCACCAGCGCGATGGCCAGCGCCGTGGCCAGTTCACGCCGCACTGCTTTGGCCC
It includes:
- a CDS encoding efflux RND transporter periplasmic adaptor subunit, with protein sequence MFPLALTLALSACGKNAAEEKTESAVPEVTVTKVKKGEIAASLIVTGNLASLPNRDAKIAPLVPGRIARVSVVEGDRVAAGQELAELDSTLLREQERQTEAAVAQAQASLNNARIAEQREEGLLGRGISSRKEVEDARTAAAVAEATLKQAQAALATAKAQLERAIVRAPFAGTVVRRFVNAGEQVDGTAAQPVVEVADVNPLELLGTVPATRLGEIRTGEKFQVETNAASGSRFTAVVVSVLPAVDPATNNGTVRIRIENPSAALKLGEFLSVELPLRQRGPRLVLPRAAVYPDENGAPHVYKVNGDSTEFVPVEIGIQTRDAVEVLSGVNEGDTVVLTGGYGLPEKAKVRIRQ
- a CDS encoding TolC family protein, with translation MCSLLLLLPQPAAAQQALDLKTALAAAQTGNLELRAARQQRAIALAGITTARQLPNPALGFTAARDTPHEGVALDLPIELGGKRSKRIALAQEEQKAIEVDIGVLERQVRRRTREAFFRSLVARAQSQQAKTALDLANRTRDIAQSRFDAGDVAQLDVFQADVEAARAAADYQLTVQAQRSADVLLAALLNRPLSDQLGLAGNAEELPPAATLETVTAQAMESNSDLLKTSQDLRSEERRLALARAQRIPNVDLSAGADFNSPPDFQAGAKGGITVTLPLLYHGQGEVAASSARLELLRLTLGFQRINASAQVAAAYYDYLAKANQAQQYSQRIVPEMVRLLEMAEESYRSGKSNLLTLIDAQRRLSDTRKSYLDTLLAAHTSFAALEETVGAPLD
- a CDS encoding YncE family protein, with the protein product MKKFTSVLLLVFSAAISASGETGYKVVAKYPIPGDGGFDYVYIDSAARRVYLSHGTQVDIVDADSGKVVGAIADTPGVHGVAVAPEFKHGFTSNGRENKVSMFDPATLALIKKIDVGKGPDGIYYDPATKRVFTNNHGTHDITAIDASTGEVVGTVKLEGDGEQAVIGSNGLIYVNSEESGEVVVFDPRSLEVKNRFAIGVAKVPTGLAYDSKTNRLFIGTRDEPRMVVMDAANGKVIGSFPIGKGVDYAAFDPSSNLVMFSCGEGVLNLFHEKSADQYEDAGAVKTQPGARTMAFDPRTKKVFLSAAEYVETPAADPSQRPRRTIKPGSFVILVVGK
- the ribB gene encoding 3,4-dihydroxy-2-butanone-4-phosphate synthase, which encodes MSPQAPFSDVPTAIADIRDGRMVVVVDDEDRENEGDLTLAAEKVTPEAINFMAREGRGLVCLALTEERLDHLRIGPMTVENTSNYGTAFCESIDAREGVTTGISAYDRAHTIQVAIDPKSRPGDLARPGHIFPLKAKKGGVLVRAGQTEAAVDLARMAGLVPAGVICEIMNEDGTMARVPHLIEFCRRHNLKMLTVAELIRYRLQHERCVRRVGESLLPTRFGDFRMIAYESESDGSTHMALVRGDVEHASGPVLVRMHSHCVAGDIFGATWCGCRESLEGSMKRIAKEGLGAVIYLHSTGRGFTVERVDGQRVLTFHREVRDPQRLEHQRTTQREIGIGAQILSDLNLHSIRLLTNHPRRVAALEGFAVKIVEQVPIANSKLKIQN
- a CDS encoding anion permease, translated to METSTWLLLITVLTALIFDFLNGFHDAANSIATVVSTRVLSPRLAVVWAAVFNFLAAFFLGTAVAKTIGKGMIHLEVVTQYVVLAGLVGAIVWDLLTWWWGLPTSSSHALIGGYAGAAVARAGFGAILPEGWTKTLIFIVVAPVMGMVLALVFMTTVYWLFRNKAPQQVDSWFRKAQLLSAAAYSLGHGGNDAQKTMGIVAGALYTAGLMSKQEVATNWGVYHWPIILAAHLAIALGTYFGGWRIVHTMGSKITKLKPVGGFCAESAGAVTLFGTALAGIPVSTTHTITGAIIGVGAINRLSAVRWGVATRIVWAWILTIPASAAVAALVYWAIRFFHPGA
- a CDS encoding DUF47 family protein: MVRIVPRDVKFFDMFAQMAGNLTEGARLLADILANYNSSDPRLQKIKDVEHRGDEMTHAILTKLNQTFITPFDREDIHHLASSLDDVLDFVNAAGERLQVYKITNPPPAAAELAQLIVRQCEQLEKAMALLDRNKSGVLNYCVEINRLENEADGVAREAIGRLFEREKDPIALIKLKELFEVLETATDKAEDVANVLETVVLKST
- a CDS encoding carboxypeptidase-like regulatory domain-containing protein — encoded protein: MSTPKTPAPLTAKPAELCTLEGRVLAADTGEPLRKARVIMVREQTLTPQTPGTNQAAQRMRQFVATTDQEGHFIFKELDSGRYTLSATRNGYAQQYYGATAANRPGTPLTLAPGSNTKDIALRMTRAAVISGRVLDNDGEPLSYVGVQAMQYGYQRGQRMLRPRGYGQTDDRGMYRIHDLPPGKYYVSATYRDPGQVEFVRDGTVSTEADMSYPTTYYPATTDAASAQAMLVRAGEEQEVDFQLVPQRAVSVRGRVINAATGKPAINSSVFVLPRSSITSGFFGNFSSTAYVQNAEGEFQLRGILPGAYVLMTQQMDEGKRYSAYMNLDVGTQDVEGVQLVLSAGSTIEGQVRIEGPPLPAGRPPVTVLLTQATFLPLSGFGGSARVKDDGSFVIENLGQGSYRVNVNNAGETSYLKSVRMGNQDLLDKELVVQTGAKLQPLEIVVSQNAGAVQGAVEDGDHKPWAGAQVVLVPERKNELGRLFASGRSDQYGHFSVRGITPGKYRVYAFEQIEAGAWQDPEFMRKYEDRGSRVEIGESSQPSLTLKLIPASETSADQ
- a CDS encoding PilZ domain-containing protein; this translates as MFKEVLRGAASKAEVERRAAPRCFADQQVVVSVEGEKPLVMSGRVRDASPKGMRLEHDHPLSPGGVVHVLTPSMDLVATVVWTRRIENRWESGLRTDDARTMLLTGR
- a CDS encoding PilZ domain-containing protein — protein: MLMPQPPPQRPKNPVERRAYPRFVADQVVVLQTEGEAKVLCAGRVLDVSERGLRVRHEKEMQSGLTVHVLTADLDLPAIVVWTRPAGQQWESGLRTDDRRAILLRKA